The Haloplanus sp. GDY1 genomic sequence CTTCTACCGAGACACCCTCGGCATGGAGGAGGTCGACGCCTTCTCCTTCGCCAGCGAGGAGTTCAGCAAGTTCGTCGGCGTCGAGGACGTCGACGTCGACCTCGTATTCCTCGACGCGAACGGCTGTGCCGTCGAACTGCTGGAGTACAACAACCCCCCGGGCGGCGACGCGAACGAGGGCGTCGCCAACAACGACGTCGGTGCCGCACACTTCTGTCTCGAAGTCGACGACATCGACGCCGTGTACGAGGACCTCTCCGACGAGGTCGAGTTCGTCAACCCGCCGCAGACGCTCTCGAACGGCGCCGAAGTCGCCTACATGTACGACCCCGACGGCAACGTCGTCGAACTGCT encodes the following:
- a CDS encoding VOC family protein, which translates into the protein MIGSSHHYGVTVSDMDEALGFYRDTLGMEEVDAFSFASEEFSKFVGVEDVDVDLVFLDANGCAVELLEYNNPPGGDANEGVANNDVGAAHFCLEVDDIDAVYEDLSDEVEFVNPPQTLSNGAEVAYMYDPDGNVVELLSE